A region from the Canis aureus isolate CA01 chromosome 8, VMU_Caureus_v.1.0, whole genome shotgun sequence genome encodes:
- the SPACDR gene encoding sperm acrosome developmental regulator, with protein sequence MAVVMRFFRWIWRKITCWVFFWKHKAKSTILEHHDSQKSALKVEKTPKVVETFKLVEPCEEAKVSKTEETAKVADPFTLAKSTEKAEVEKRCEGRSLLQLPRTAVKSVSMLMGSALQSGWQMCTWKSSVSSTSISSQMKSGSPLETPEAEMLREVYLVLWALRKQLRQLARRQERRRRHHIRTHAGPQPEAVQGLKQDARSPL encoded by the exons ATGGCTGTGGTAATGAGGTTCTTCCGATGGATTTGGCGAAAGATTACTTGCTGG GTTTTTTTCTGGAAACACAAAGCTAAGTCAACCATCTTGGAACACCATGACTCCCAGAAAAGTGCTTTGAAGGTGGAGAAGACCCCCAAGGTGGTTGAGACTTTCAAGTTGGTCGAGCCCTGTGAAGAGGCTAAGGTCTCCAAGACAGAGGAGACCGCCAAGGTGGCTGATCCCTTCACATTGGCCAAATCAACAGAGAAGGCTGAGGTGGAGAAGAGATGTGAGGGCCGATCCCTGCTGCAGCTGCCGCGGACAGCTGTAAAGTCTGTATCCATGCTCATGGGCTCGGCCCTACAGAGCGGCTGGCAAATGTGTACCTGGAAG TCCTCTGTGAGTTCTACCTCCATTTCCTCCCAGATGAAATCTGGGTCCCCTCTGGAGACCCCGGAGGCTGAGATGCTGCGGGAAGTGTACCTGGTGCTGTGGGCCCTCCGGAAACAGCTACGACAGCTGGCCCGCAGGCAGGAGAGGCGGAGGCGGCACCATATCCGGACCCATGCTGGCCCCCAACCTGAAGCAGTTCAGGGCCTGAAACAGGATGCCCGGAGTCCCCTGTAG